In Terriglobia bacterium, the genomic window TGGAAAATGCGCCAGGTTGAGCTTGTCGCGGCCGATACCTTCGTAGCTTTCGCCTTCCCGGCCAATCCGCCATGAAACCGGCGGCTCGATCTTATCGGCGTCATAGAGGCCGATCGGCCACAACAACTTCAAAGAGAAGTAATTTACCAGATCCACGACCGAATTGATGAAATAGAGTCCTTTTCCTTTGACGGCCCGGCGCAGGAGCGACTCGGAAGACGGCCGGTATCGCGTGGGATCCAGGCCCGCGCGATGAAAAATCCCGCGGATGAGCCGCACCGCCGGAATCTCGCCAAGCGGCTGATCCTGGTGCTTGCGCGCGCACTCGCCGGCAAGGCCGTTCAACATCGCCTTCAGTTCCCCGGGAGATTCTTGAACCCGCAATCCATCGATCTGAAGGAGGCCCACACGGGCCGCCCCGTCGAATTCTTTTGCGATCTCGATCGTCTCGATCATGAAGAAGGAATTATATGGCAGGATGGCGAGGCGGCTTCGCTGCACAAAAACGCGATTTCAACACGATGTGTAAGCGACCCCCTGCCCGCGCTTCGCGCTGGCTGTCCCCCTTTTCAAGGGGGACAGTAAACTCTCCCCCTGATACAGGGGGAGAGAGCCGGCCGCGAAGCGGCTGGCAGGGGGTCGCTCACCAGGACTGTCTTCTACGCGGATCTCCGCTTGTTCGGATCCTTTTCGGTCTGCTGATTAGGCTGATTGGGTTGTTTGGGTTGTTGCGGTTTCTGGCCTTGAGGTTGTCCCTGCTGCTGCCCGGTCGGTTGATGCATGGGATCGGGGTTCTGCTCGCGCTTTTGATCTTTCGTCATATCGTTCCCAGGCTTCTTCCACTGATCCTGTTTTTTCTCGTCCGGATTCGGATTTGGATTCGGATTAGACATGCTTAGCTCCTTATTGGGTAAAGTCAAGGGAACCTCTGCAGATGAGAAGCCACACCCTCAACCCCTGTGCCCGCCGTATGATGCATCGAAGCGTGGAGTCCTGCCGGACACCGCCGTGGAATGTGCCGGGCACCCGGAGACTCCTGGTGGACTCGCTCGTAGGATGCAGACCTACGGGAAATCGCCGGATCTGAGGACAAACGAGATCCACCTGCACGAATGTGACCGCTTCTGGCCGGGGGCAGGCGGTACACTGGGCAGGTGATTGAGGATTTCTTCGGGCCCGGCGGAATACTGGAACAGAAACTTGACGATTACGAGCATCGGCCATCGCAAATTCGAATGGCCGGAGCGGTGCATCAGGCGCTCGAACAGCAGAACCACGTCATCATCGAAGCCGGAACCGGCACCGGAAAAACACTGGCCTATCTTCTGCCGGCCCTGCTCTACGGGAAACGCATTCTGGTCTCGACCGGGACCAAGACGCTGCAGGACCAGATCTTCTATAAAGACATTCCACTCCTGGAAAGTGTCGTCGGACGGCCGATTCGAGCCGCGTACCTGAAAGGAAGAAACAACTACCTCTGCCGGCTCAAGCTGGAGACGCTGCACAGCGAGGGCTTGTTTTCGCCGCGCGAGCTCCGCTCATTTCAATCGATCCTGGATTGGGCGAAGGAAACGGAGACGGGCGACCGCGCAGAACTCGGTTCCGTGGGCGACGATTCCGAACTATGGTCGCGCATGGACGCGCGGCGGGACCGCTGTCTCGGCTCGAAGTGCAAAGACTACGAGCGCTGTTTCCTGACGCTGGTCCGGCAGAAGGCGATGGAAGCCGATATCGTCATCGTGAATCACCACCTGTTCTTTGCCGATCTTGCGATCCGGAAATCGGACGTTGCCGCCATCCTGCCGGACTACAGCGCTGTGATTTTCGACGAGGCTCACGATCTTGAAGACATCGCGACCGACTACTTCGGATTTCACATCAGCAACTATCGGCTTTCCGAATTCATTCACGATGCGCGAAAGTTGGAGGTCGACGTCGATCCGGCCGCGCGCGCCTCGGAGCGGTTTTTCAACGGATTTGCGC contains:
- a CDS encoding phenylalanine--tRNA ligase beta subunit-related protein, whose protein sequence is MQRSRLAILPYNSFFMIETIEIAKEFDGAARVGLLQIDGLRVQESPGELKAMLNGLAGECARKHQDQPLGEIPAVRLIRGIFHRAGLDPTRYRPSSESLLRRAVKGKGLYFINSVVDLVNYFSLKLLWPIGLYDADKIEPPVSWRIGREGESYEGIGRDKLNLAHFPLLVDRQGPFGSPISDSMRTRVTEECKRILWVTFAPHGATVPNGEFAETMIRFAGGVVKVAKEL